In Streptomyces sp. 71268, the DNA window CGTGGGCCCAGCCCGGCCGGGTGCGTGCGGGCCGCGGCGCGGGCCGTGACGCTCGTGGTCGCGGCGCTCGTGTTCGTGGGCGGGCACAGGCTCGGGTGCGGGGCGAGGCGGGTCAACTGGTCGTACGCGGCGCCCTGGGTGTGGCCGAGCATCCAGTGCACCGGGCGCTGACCGCTGAGGGTCAGCAGCAGCCGGTTGGCGAACCAGTAGCGGGGCAGCCGTTCGCGGGCGCGGTGCCGGGCGGCCAGGTCCGCGCCGCCGGGGCACCGCTGGTCGCGCCGGCGTGGCGGGCCGCTGTGCTGCCTCGGCACCCGGTGCCCGCCGGGGCCGGCTCCGATCGCGGCCCCGGGGCCCACCGCTCCCACCGCTCCCGGCGCGCCGTCGGCCCGCGTCCCGGTGCGTGGCAGGGCGGCCGGCTCCGTACGAGGCGGCGCGGGGCGGGCGTGTGTGGTGGTGCTCGCGGCCCCTCGCGTGGCTGTCCCGTTGCTCCGTCGCTCCATCCGTCACGCGCCCCCGTCGTCCCGGCCCGGCGTCGATACCGGGCAGTAGCTTTCGTTGCGTGACTTCTACCGGCGGGGTTCGGGTCCGGGCAACGCCGAAGTGGGGGTGGGAGCCTCGCTGTGTGTGACCACCTATCTGGGTGAATCCCGAGAAGGGGAGCGGGACAGCTCTTGCGCCCGGGGCGAGGTGGTGCACGCGGTACGGCACGGGCCGGAGCCCCTCCTCCGAAGGGGGACCGGCGCGCTTATGCTTGCGGGCGGCACGGCTCCGCGTGCCGTGACGGACATGTCTTTACGAAAGCGGCGAACATGCGCGTGTACGTCCCCCTGACCCTCCCCGGCCTCGCCGAGGCGCTCCAGGCGGGCGAGCTGGGCCCGGCCCCGCTGGACGCCTACGCGGTGACGCCGGCGCTGCGCGAGTGGTACGTCTCGGACGACATCGAGGAGCTGGAGTACGCGGCGCTCAACCGGGCCGCGGCGGCCTCGCTGCGCCAGCTCGCCGGCACCCCCTCGGCGCCCCGCCGTCGCGTGGTCGTGGCGGTAGACGTGGCGGACGGCCAGGCCGTCGCCGACCCGGACCGTGGCCTCGACCAGTCGGCCCTTGGGGAAGTGCGCGTCGCCACCGCCATCCCGCTGAGCAAGGCCGCCGCGGTGCACATGGACGGGCCGGACGCGGAGGCGGACGTGAGCGCCGCGGCCGCCGCGCTCGGCGCGGCCGACCAGGGCGACGACGACGCCCAGTTCACGGTGGACGGGGCCGAGGACCACGAGCTGCTGTGGTACGCGACCCAGGAGATCCCCAACCTCATCGACTGAGCCCCGGGCCCTCGGGCCCTCGGGCCCTGGCCCGCCCGGGTCCGCGCGGCCCCGGGGTTGCCCGGTCCCTGGTCTGCCCGACCGCCGGGGGTGCCCGGCGCGGGTCCCCGCCGGCGGTTCGGCGGGAGTTGGCGAACGCGTGGGTCGGCTGTCAGAGGTGCCGGGTACCGTCGAAGGCATGGGTAAGCGCGAGACGCACATCATCTGGGACTGGAACGGCACCCTCTTCCACGACATCGACGCCGTGATCGCGGCCACCAACGCCGCGTTCGCCGAGATCGGCCTCGACCCCATCACCCTTGAGCGCTATCGCGAGCTGTACTGCGTGCCCATCCCGCGCTTCTACGAGCGCCTCATGGGCCGACTGCCGACGCCGCGGGAGTGGGAGCAGATGGACGTGGCGTTCCAGCGCCAGTACGCGGCGCGGCGGGCCGCCTGCCGGCTCGCCGCAGGCGCGGAGGCGCTGCTCGAACGCTGGCAGACCACGGGGCGCACGCAGTCCCTGCTCTCCCTGTACGAGCACGACAACCTGGTGCCCCTGGTGCGCGGCTTCGGCATCGAGTCGCGCTTCGTCCACGTGCAGGGGCGTACGGGGCCGTCCGGCGGCGGCAAGGCGGAGGACATGGTGCGCCACCTCGCGCGGCTCGACGGGGTGCGGGCGGGCCGGACCGTGGTGATCGGCGACGCGCTCGACGACGCGCTGGCCGCGCGGCAGGTCGGGGCGCACGCCGTGCTCTACTCCGGCGGCTCGCACAGCCGGGCCAGCCTCGCGGCGGCCGGGGTGCCCATCGCCGACACGTTGGCCGAGGCCATCGAGCTGGCCGAGGAGCTGACGGCCTGATGACGTCCCGCCCGCCGCCCGTGCCACGGCACCGCGCCCGCCGCGCGGTGCCCGCGGCCCGCGCGCCCTCAGCTCACCGGGGCCTTGTCCCGAAGCACCGTCAGGAACGCGCGCATCCACGCCGGGTGGTCCGACCAGCCGCGCGCGGAGACCAGCGCCCCGTCCACGACGACCTCGGCGTCCTGGAAGGTGGCCCCCGCCGCCTGCATGTCGAGTTCGAGGGCCGGGTAGGCGGTGACGCGGCGCCCGCGCAGGCTGTCGGTGGCGGCGGTCAACTGCGGGCCGTGGCAGATCTGGGCCACGGGCTTGTCCGCGTCGAAGAACGCCTTGACCACCTTCCGCAGCTCGCCGTCGTTGCGCAGGTACTCCGGCGCCCGGCCGCCCGGGATCACCAGGGCGGCGTACTCGCCCGGCTCGACCTCGGCGAAGGACAGGTCGGCGGGCCAGGTGTAGCCGGGCTTCTCGGTGTAGGTGTCGAAGCCGTCCTCGAAGTCGTGGACGACGAAGCGCAGCGTCCTGCGGGCCGGCGCCGCGATGTGCACCTCGTAGCCCTCCTCGCGCAGCCGCTGGTAGGGGTAGAGCACCTCCAGGGACTCCGCCGCGTCGCCCGTCACGATGAGGATCCTCGCCGTCATGCCGCCCACCTCCGCGGTGCGCCGACGGGGCTGGCCCGGGCGGCGCTAGCTCCGAACTGTCCGTTTTGTTCACCGTGCATCGCCGCGCGCCGTTTGCCAACCCCTCCGGGCCCGCTCGGCGACTTCCTGCCGCGCGTGGCGCGCCTTGGTCCGTTTCGTCAAAGTCCGGGGTCCAGATTTGTACATATCCGGCCGATGACGGCGAGCGGGTGGGGAGCGATAGCCTTACGCCGTGATCAGCGCGATATCCCACGAGGGCGGAGCTGCCCTCTCACCTGGCCTTCGTCAGGCGGGACCCCAGCGCCCGGAGCACCATAGTGCCCGGGCCGCCGCTGATTCCCTTCCGCAGGGTTGTTGGCCACATTTGGTCAAGACCGACCCGGCTGTCGCTCATTCCCGCATAACGTCGACAGTGACCGGCGATCCCGCGTCTCGACGTCATGCCACCGCACATCGATGTCACGCAACGGCGCGCGACAGGAGCAGAGGAAATGCAGACCAAGCTGGACGAAGCCAAGGCCGAGCTGCTCGAACGGGCCGCCCGGGTCGCTGAGCAGAGCCCTGCCCATACACAGCAACCGGAGCGAGGGCTCGATCCAAAGACCCTTCGCGCGTACCTCCAGCGCTACTACCTGCATACGGCGCCCGAGGACCTCAGTGGCCGGGACCCGGTCGACGTCTTCGGTGCCGCGCTCTCCCACTACCGGCTGGCGCAGACGCGCCCGCAGGGCACCGCGAACGTGCGCGTGCACACGCCCACCGTCGAGGAGAACGGCTGGACGTGCAGCCACTCCGTGGTGGAGGTCGTCACGGACGACATGCCGTTCCTGGTGGACTCCGTCACCAACGAGCTGTCCCGGCAGGGACGCGGCATCCACGTCGTCATCCACCCGCAGATCGTGGTGCGCCGCGATGTGACCGGCAAGCTCCTCGAGGTGCTCGGCTCGCAGCGCGAGGCGCCCGGCATCACGCTGGCCACCGGGCCCAACGTGGTCGGCGGGACGGCCGCCGGCATGGCCGCCGCCACCATGACGCTGCCCCCCGGTGACCTGCCGCACGACGCGGTCACCGAGTCGTGGATCCACGTGGAGATCGACCGCGAGACCGACCGCGGCGACCTCAAGCAGATGACCGCCGACCTGCGGCGCGTCCTGTCCGACGTGCGCGAGGCCGTCGAGGACTGGACGAAGATGCGCGACTCCGCGCTGCGCATCGCCGACGAGCTGCCGGACGAGCCCACCGCGAGCGACCTGCGCGAGCAGGAGGTGGAGGAGGCGCAGGAGCTGCTGCGCTGGCTGGCCGCCGACCACTTCACGTTCCTGGGCTACCGCGAGTACGAGCTGACGGCCGCGCCCGGCGACGAGGGCGTCGACGAGGACGTCCTCACCGCCATCCCCGGCACCGGCCTCGGCATCCTGCGCTCCGACCCCACGCACGCCGCCGACGGCAACCACGCCGCGCCCGGCGACGGCCGTCCCGGCTCGCCCTCGTTCAACCGGCTGCCCGCCGACGCCCGCGCCAAGGCCCGCGAGCACAAGCTGCTCATCCTCACCAAGGCCAACAGCCGCGCTACCGTGCACCGGCCCTCCTATCTCGACTACGTCGGCGTCAAGAAGTTCGACGCGGACGGCAACGTGGTCGGTGAGCGCCGCTTCCTCGGCCTGTTCTCGTCGGCCGCGTACACCGAGTCGGTGCGCCGGGTGCCGGTCATCCGGCGCAAGGTCGCCGAGGTGCTGTCCACCGCCGGCTTCACGCCGCAGAGCCACGACGGCCGCGACCTGCTCCAGATCCTGGAGACCTACCCGCGCGACGAGCTGTTCCAGACCCCGGTCGACCAGCTCCGCTCCATCACCACCTCGGTCCTCTACCTCCAGGAGCGGCGCCGGCTGCGGCTGTTCCTGCGCCAGGACGAGTACGGCCGCTACTACTCGGCCCTGGTCTACCTGCCGCGCGACCGCTACACCACCGGCGTCCGGCTGCGGCTGATCGACATCCTCAAGGAGGAGCTGGGCGGCACCAGCGTCGACTTCACGGCCTGGAACACCGAGTCGATCCTCTCCCGGCTGCACTTCGTCATCCGCGTCGCGCCCGGCGCCACGCTGGCCGACCTGACCGACGCCGACGCCGACCGCATCGAGGCCCGGCTCGTGGAGGCCGCCCGCTCCTGGGCCGACGGCTTCGCCGAGGCGCTGAGCGCCGAGGTCGGCGAGGAGCACGCCGCCGAACTCCTGCGCCGCTACGCCAACGCCTTCCCCGAGGGCTACAAGGCCGACCACACCCCGCGCGCCGCCGTCTCCGACCTCCAGCACCTGGAGCGGCTGACCGCGCCGGGCGGCGAGCGCGAGTTCGCGCTCAGCCTGTACGAGCCGGTCGGCGCCGGCCCAGGCGAGCGCCGGTTCAAGATCTACCGCAGCGGCGGCCAGGTCTCCCTGTCGGCCGTGCTGCCCGTGCTCCAGCGGCTCGGCGTCGAGGTCGTCGACGAGCGCCCGTACGAGCTGCGCAGCTCCGACGGGTCCACCGCCTGGATCTACGACTTCGGGTTGCGGATGCCCGACCGGGTCGAGGGCGACGACGCGCGCGAGCGCTTCCAGAACGCCTTCGCCGCCGTGTGGACCGGCCAGGCCGAGAACGACAACTTCAACGAGCTGGTGCTCAGCGCCGGGCTCGACTGGCGGCAGGCGATGGTGCTGCGCGCCTACGCCAAGTACCTGCGGCAGGCCGGCTCCACCTTCAGCCAGTCGTACATGGAGGACACCCTCCGCAACAACGTGCACACCACCCGGCTCCTGGTGAACCTCTTCGAGGCCCGGATGGCCCCGCACCGGCAGCGGGCCGGCCTGGAGCTGACCGACGCGCTGCTGGAGGAGCTGGACGCCGCGCTCGACCTGGTCGCCAGCCTGGACGAGGACCGCATCCTGCGCGCCTTCCTCACCCTCATCAAGGCGACGCTGCGGACCAACCACTTCCAGCGGACCACCTCGGGTGAGCCGCACAGCTACCTGTCGATCAAGCTCGACCCGCAGGCCATCCCCGACCTGCCCGCGCCGCGCCCGGCGTACGAGGTCTGGGTGTACTCGCCCCGCGTCGAGGGCGTCCACCTGCGGTTCGGCAAGGTCGCGCGCGGCGGGCTGCGCTGGTCCGACCGGCGTGAGGACTTCCGTACGGAGATCCTCGGCCTGGTCAAGGCGCAGATGGTCAAGAACACCGTCATCGTGCCGGTCGGCGCCAAGGGTGGCTTCGTCGGCAAGCGGCTGCCCGATCCGTCGGTGGACCGCGACGCGTGGCTGGCCGAGGGCATCGCCTGCTACAAGATCTTCATCTCCGGGCTGCTCGACATCACCGACAACCTGGTCGGCGGGCAGGTCGTGCACCCCGAGGGCGTCGTACGGCACGACGAGGACGACACGTACCTGGTGGTCGCGGCCGACAAGGGCACCGCGACGTTCTCCGACATCGCCAACGAGGTCGCCGTCGACTACGGCTTCTGGCTCGGCGACGCCTTCGCCTCCGGCGGTTCGGCCGGCTACGACCACAAGGGCATGGGCATCACCGCGCGCGGCGCCTGGGAGTCGGTCAAGCGGCACTTCCGCGAGCTGGGCCACGACACCCAGACCGAGGACTTCACCGTCGTCGGCGTCGGCGACATGTCCGGCGACGTCTTCGGCAACGGCATGCTGCTCAGCGAGCACATCCGACTGGTGGCCGCCTTCGACCACCGGCACATCTTCCTCGACCCGAACCCGGACGCGGCCGTCTCCTACGCCGAGCGCCGCCGCCTGTTCGAGCTGCCGCGCTCCTCGTGGGCCGACTACGACAGCTCGCTGCTTTCCACGGGCGGCGGCATCCACCCGCGCAGCGCCAAGTCGATCCCGATCAACGCCCAGGTGCGGGCGGCCCTCGGCATCGCGGCCGGTGTCACCAAGCTGACCCCGGCCGAGCTGATGAAGGCGATCCTGCAGGCCCCCGTCGACCTGCTGTGGAACGGTGGCATCGGCACGTACGTGAAGTCCTCGCTCGAATCGCACGCGGACGTGGGCGACAAGGCCAACGACGCGATCCGGGTGGACGGCCAGGACCTGCGGGCCAAGGTCGTCGGCGAGGGCGGCAACCTGGGTCTGACCCAGCTCGGCCGGATCGAGTTCGCCAGCGTCGGCGGACCCCGCGACGCCGACGGCCAGGGCACCGGCGGCCGGATCAACACCGACGCGATCGACAACAGCGCCGGTGTGGACACCTCGGACCACGAGGTCAACATCAAGATCCTGCTCAACTCGGTGGTGGCCGACGGCGACCTGACCGTCAAGCAGCGCAACAAGCTGCTCGCCGAGATGACCGACGAGGTCGGCGCCCTGGTGCTGCGGAACAACTACGCGCAGAACACCGCGCTGGCCAACGCCGTCGCCCAGGCGCCCAGCCTGCTCCACGCGCACCAGCGCTTCATGCGCCGGCTCGGCCGCGAGGGCCAGCTCGACCGGCAGCTCGAGTTCCTGCCGAGCGACCGGCAGATCCGCGAGCGGCTGGCCTCCTCGCGTGGCCTGACCCAGCCCGAGCTGGCCGTGATCCTCGCGTACATCAAGATCACGGTGGCCGACGAGCTGGTCTCCACCGACCTGCCGGACGACCCGTACCTGCAACGGCTGCTGCACGCCTACTTCCCGCAGCCGCTGCGCGAGCGGTTCGCCGAGCAGATCGACGCGCACGCGCTGCGCCGCGAGATCATCACGACCGTGCTGGTCAACGACACGGTCAACACGGGTGGCTCGACCTTCCTGCACCGGATGCGCGAGGAGACCGGCGCCTCCACCGAGGAAGTCGTCCGCGCGCAGACCGCGGGCCGGGAGATCTTCGGGCTCGCCGGGGTGTGGGACGAGGTCGAGGCGCTGGACAACGTGGTCGCGGCCGACGTGCAGACCCGCGTCCGACTGCACTCGCGCCGGCTGGTCGAGCGCGGCACCCGCTGGCTGCTCAACAACCGGCCGCAGCCGCTGGAGCTGGCCGAGACCATCGCCTTCTTCAGCGAGCGGGTCGCCACCGTCTGGGCCGCCCTGCCGAAGCTGCTGCGCGGCGCCGACCTGGAGTGGTACCAGGGCATCAACGAGGAACTCATCCAGGCGGGCGTGCCGGAGGAGCTGGCGTCGCGGGTGGCGAGCTTCTCGTCCGCCTTCCCGACGCTGGACATCGTCGCCATCGCGGACCGCACCGGCAAGGACCCGCTGGCCGTCGCGGAGGTCTACTACGACCTCGGGGACCGGCTGCGGATCACCCAGCTCATGGACCGGATCATCGAGCTGCCGCGGGCCGACCGCTGGCAGTCCATGGCCCGCGCCTCCATCCGCGAGGACCTGTACGCGGCGCACGCGGCGCTCACCTCCGACATCCTCTCGGTGGGCGACGGCAACTCCACGCCGGAGCAGCGGTTCAAGGCGTGGGAGGAGAAGAACGCGGCGCTGCTCGGCCGGGCGCGCTCCACGCTTGAGGAGATCCACGGGTCGGACGCGTTCGACCTGGCCAACCTGTCGGTGGCCATGCGGACCATGCGCACGCTGCTGCGTTCGCACGGCTGAGGCTGAGGCTGAGGCTGACGGTCGGCGGTAGCCAGTAGGCGGTAAGCGCCACGGCAAGCGGTGGCCGAGGGGCGGTACGGGATTCCCGTACCGCCCCTCGGCGCGTTCCGCCCGCGCCCGCGGGCCCGTACCGCCGGTGCTACGCCTCCGGCGCCTCGGGCCGGTCGACGCGCAGCGCCGCCACGTCCAGGTGCTGGAGGCGGGCCGGGTCCGCGAGGATGTCGATGCGCCGCACCAGGCCGTCCCGGACGGTGAAGCTGAGCAGCGAGCGCGGCACGCCGTCGACCAGCGAGACCGTCCCCGCCAACCCGTTGACCAGCACCGGTACCGCGTACCCCGCGGCGCGCGAGAACGTGAGGGCCTGCCCGGCGACCGCCGCCGCGCCGTGCGTCTCGCGGACGCCGGCCGTGGCGCCGAGGTCGACGCGGAGCACGGTGTCCGGCGCGAGCAGCGCCACCAGCGCGTCGAACTCGCCGCCGCGCGCGGCGGCGAGGAAGGCGTCCACCACCGTGCGCTGCCGGGTCAGGTCAGGTTCGGGCGCGAGGTCGCTGCCGCGCACCCGGCGCCTGGCCCGGCTCGCGAGCTGCCGCGCGGCCGCCGGCGTACGCTCCACCAGCGGCGCGATCTCGTCGAACGGCACCCCGAACATGTCGTGCAGCACGAACGCCAGCCGCTCGGCCGGGGCCAGCGTGTCCAGGACGACGAGCAGCGCGAGCCCCACCGCGTCCGCGAGCAGCGCCTCGTGCTCCGGGTCGATGCCGCCCGCGCCGTCCACCACCGGATCGGGGGCGGACTGCCCCTCCAACGGCTGCTCGCGCCGCGCCGTGCGGGCCCGCAGCATGTCGAGGCAGACCCGGGCCACCACGGTCGTCAGCCAGCCACCGAGGTTGTCCACCCCGTCCGCCCCGGACCGCTGGAGCCGCAGCCAGGTCTCCTGCACGGCGTCGTCCGACTCGCTGAGCGAGCCCAGCATCCGGTAGGCCACCGCCCGCAGCCGGGGCCGCTCGGCCTCGAAGCGCCGCGCCAGGCGTTCACGTTCGTCCATCGGTCACATCTCCCGTCCCGTTCCGTCAGGGGTATGACGGAATCGGCGCGGCGAGTGTGACAGGGCGCGCCCGCCCGCGCCGGCTCGGGCCGCCAGGGCTAGCTGAAGACCTGGGCCAGGAACGCCTCGGTGTTGCCGACCAGGCGGTCGATCTGCTCCTGGAGGGTGAGCGACTCCTCGAAGCGCTGGGCGAGCTCCAGCTTCTTCTTGCCCCGCACGTACAGCGAGCAGGCCAGGTCGCCGCAGATGTACGCGCCCACCGTGTTCCCCTGGCGGCCGGCCGCGCCGGCCTTGCGGGCGGCCAGCAGGGTGACCCCGGAGCCGGGGTGCGAGGTCAGGCACAGGGTGCACAGGTTGGTCTTGGTCAGGCTCTTGCGCGGGCCCTGCGGGACGCGCAGCGTGACCCCGGTGAGCCGGCCCTCGTACGGCATGACCAGGTAGCTGCGGTCCGGGGCGCCCGGGTCGCGCCAGCCCAGGAAGTCCAGGTCTTCCCAGGGCTGCTCGGCCAGGTTCCGGGGCAGGTTCAGCCGGCTGGCCTCTCCCTTGGAACAGTTGACGAAGGAGGCTCGAATCTCTTTTTCACCGACCGCAAGCATGTACGCGAAACTAACAGCGGCCCAGTCGCACTGTCGCACCATTTACGCCCCTGACCAGGCGCGGGCCGGCCCCGGGCGCTGCCGCCCGGGGCCGCGTGGCGCCGCGCGAGGGCGCCCGGGAACCGCGTTCGCCGGCTACTTCACGGCCCCCGCCATGACGCCCGAGACGAACTGTCGCTGGAAGGCGAAGAACACGGCCAGCGGGATGACCATCGAGATGAAGGCGCCGGGCCCGAGCACGTCCAGGTTGTTGCTGAACTGGCGGGCCTGCTGCTGGAGGGCGACCGTGATGGGCGGGTTGCCGCTGTCGGCGAAGATCAGGGCCACCAGCATGTCGTTCCACACCCACAGGAACTGGAAGATGGCCAGCGAGGCGACGGCCGGGCCGGCCAGCGGCAGCACCACGCGGAAGAACAGCCGCAGCTCGCCGGCGCCGTCCAGGCGGGCCGCCTCAAGCAGCTCGCGGGGGATCTCCGCGAAGAAGTTGTGCAGCAGGAAGACCGCGAACGGCAGCCCGAAGGCGGTGTGGAAGAGCACCACGCCGGTGGTGGTCTGGAAGATGCCGATCTCGCCGAACAGCTTGGACACCGGGATCAGCGCCACCTGCACCGGCACCACCAGCAGCCCCACCACGACCAGGAACCACCAGTCGCGGCCGGGGAAGTCCATGCACGCGAAGGCGTAACCGGCCAGCGCGCCGACGAGCACCACCAGGGCGGTGGCCGGGATGGTGATCAGCGCGGTGGTCAGCAGCGAGTCGGTGACCACCTCGTTGTGCAGGAGCTGGTCGTAGCCGTCCAGGGTGAGCTGCGAGGGGTCGGTGAAGACCTTCCACCAGCCGGTCAGGTCCGCCTCCGCCGGGTCGCGCAGCGAGGACAGCAGCAGCCCGGCGGTGGGCGTGAGCCACAGCAGCCCGACGACGACGAGGAAGAACCGCATCCCCGCGCCCCCGGCCCGGGCCGCGACGCGGGTGGCGAGCGACTGCTTGGCCCGTACGACGGATTCCGTACTGGTCATCGACGGCGCTCCCTTCGGATGCGGCGGACATTGACGTACATCAGCGGCAGCACCAGCAACAGCAGGAAGATGGCGATGGCGCTGCCGACGCCCTGGTTGACGTCGGTGCCGAAGGAGGACTTGTAGAGCTGGAGCGCCAGCACGTTGGCCTCGTCCTGGCTGGCGCCCGGCGCGATGATGTAGACGAGGTCGAAGATCTTCAGCACGTTGATCATCAGCGTGACGAGGACGACCCCGAGCACCGGCGCCAGCATCGGCACCGTGATCCGCCGAAAGACCTGCCACTCGTTCGCGCCGTCCATCCGCGCGGCCTCCAGCAGCTCGCGCGGCAGTCCGGCCAAGCCGGCGGCGATCAGCACCATCGCGAAGCCGGCCCACATCCACACGTACGAACCGATGATCGCCGGGGTCACGAGCGTGGGGCCGAGCCAGTCGACGCCGTTGTACGGGGCCTGGAAGTTGGAGCCGGGCAGCCGCAGCGTCGCCCCGTCGGCGGCCGCGGACAGTTCGAACGTGCCGTCGTCGCGGGTCTTCGCGGTGGCCACCACCGAGCCGTCCTTGACCGCCTGCACCTTGATGCCGGCCAGGCCCTCCTCGCCCGGGTCGATCTCGTTCGCGGTGCCCTTGCCGCCGCGCGTGAAGTCGCGCCACACGGTGCCGGTGACCTTGCCGTCGACCCGCTCGGCGCGCGCCGCCTCCGGCGCGCCGTCCACCTGGTCGCGTGGGATGCCGACCAGCGGGACGTGTACCGGGCTGCCGGCGCGCAGCGTCCTCGGGTCGCTGATCGTGC includes these proteins:
- a CDS encoding Rv3235 family protein produces the protein MPRQHSGPPRRRDQRCPGGADLAARHRARERLPRYWFANRLLLTLSGQRPVHWMLGHTQGAAYDQLTRLAPHPSLCPPTNTSAATTSVTARAAARTHPAGLGPRVWPPVVRHCDEFRPEPWVIEAFARIAAGDRLRALAFRLEEGADGRWRCAAIDLGHPPGHPGPP
- a CDS encoding HAD family hydrolase, with protein sequence MGKRETHIIWDWNGTLFHDIDAVIAATNAAFAEIGLDPITLERYRELYCVPIPRFYERLMGRLPTPREWEQMDVAFQRQYAARRAACRLAAGAEALLERWQTTGRTQSLLSLYEHDNLVPLVRGFGIESRFVHVQGRTGPSGGGKAEDMVRHLARLDGVRAGRTVVIGDALDDALAARQVGAHAVLYSGGSHSRASLAAAGVPIADTLAEAIELAEELTA
- a CDS encoding DJ-1/PfpI family protein; this encodes MTARILIVTGDAAESLEVLYPYQRLREEGYEVHIAAPARRTLRFVVHDFEDGFDTYTEKPGYTWPADLSFAEVEPGEYAALVIPGGRAPEYLRNDGELRKVVKAFFDADKPVAQICHGPQLTAATDSLRGRRVTAYPALELDMQAAGATFQDAEVVVDGALVSARGWSDHPAWMRAFLTVLRDKAPVS
- a CDS encoding NAD-glutamate dehydrogenase, which encodes MQTKLDEAKAELLERAARVAEQSPAHTQQPERGLDPKTLRAYLQRYYLHTAPEDLSGRDPVDVFGAALSHYRLAQTRPQGTANVRVHTPTVEENGWTCSHSVVEVVTDDMPFLVDSVTNELSRQGRGIHVVIHPQIVVRRDVTGKLLEVLGSQREAPGITLATGPNVVGGTAAGMAAATMTLPPGDLPHDAVTESWIHVEIDRETDRGDLKQMTADLRRVLSDVREAVEDWTKMRDSALRIADELPDEPTASDLREQEVEEAQELLRWLAADHFTFLGYREYELTAAPGDEGVDEDVLTAIPGTGLGILRSDPTHAADGNHAAPGDGRPGSPSFNRLPADARAKAREHKLLILTKANSRATVHRPSYLDYVGVKKFDADGNVVGERRFLGLFSSAAYTESVRRVPVIRRKVAEVLSTAGFTPQSHDGRDLLQILETYPRDELFQTPVDQLRSITTSVLYLQERRRLRLFLRQDEYGRYYSALVYLPRDRYTTGVRLRLIDILKEELGGTSVDFTAWNTESILSRLHFVIRVAPGATLADLTDADADRIEARLVEAARSWADGFAEALSAEVGEEHAAELLRRYANAFPEGYKADHTPRAAVSDLQHLERLTAPGGEREFALSLYEPVGAGPGERRFKIYRSGGQVSLSAVLPVLQRLGVEVVDERPYELRSSDGSTAWIYDFGLRMPDRVEGDDARERFQNAFAAVWTGQAENDNFNELVLSAGLDWRQAMVLRAYAKYLRQAGSTFSQSYMEDTLRNNVHTTRLLVNLFEARMAPHRQRAGLELTDALLEELDAALDLVASLDEDRILRAFLTLIKATLRTNHFQRTTSGEPHSYLSIKLDPQAIPDLPAPRPAYEVWVYSPRVEGVHLRFGKVARGGLRWSDRREDFRTEILGLVKAQMVKNTVIVPVGAKGGFVGKRLPDPSVDRDAWLAEGIACYKIFISGLLDITDNLVGGQVVHPEGVVRHDEDDTYLVVAADKGTATFSDIANEVAVDYGFWLGDAFASGGSAGYDHKGMGITARGAWESVKRHFRELGHDTQTEDFTVVGVGDMSGDVFGNGMLLSEHIRLVAAFDHRHIFLDPNPDAAVSYAERRRLFELPRSSWADYDSSLLSTGGGIHPRSAKSIPINAQVRAALGIAAGVTKLTPAELMKAILQAPVDLLWNGGIGTYVKSSLESHADVGDKANDAIRVDGQDLRAKVVGEGGNLGLTQLGRIEFASVGGPRDADGQGTGGRINTDAIDNSAGVDTSDHEVNIKILLNSVVADGDLTVKQRNKLLAEMTDEVGALVLRNNYAQNTALANAVAQAPSLLHAHQRFMRRLGREGQLDRQLEFLPSDRQIRERLASSRGLTQPELAVILAYIKITVADELVSTDLPDDPYLQRLLHAYFPQPLRERFAEQIDAHALRREIITTVLVNDTVNTGGSTFLHRMREETGASTEEVVRAQTAGREIFGLAGVWDEVEALDNVVAADVQTRVRLHSRRLVERGTRWLLNNRPQPLELAETIAFFSERVATVWAALPKLLRGADLEWYQGINEELIQAGVPEELASRVASFSSAFPTLDIVAIADRTGKDPLAVAEVYYDLGDRLRITQLMDRIIELPRADRWQSMARASIREDLYAAHAALTSDILSVGDGNSTPEQRFKAWEEKNAALLGRARSTLEEIHGSDAFDLANLSVAMRTMRTLLRSHG
- a CDS encoding sigma-70 family RNA polymerase sigma factor, producing MDERERLARRFEAERPRLRAVAYRMLGSLSESDDAVQETWLRLQRSGADGVDNLGGWLTTVVARVCLDMLRARTARREQPLEGQSAPDPVVDGAGGIDPEHEALLADAVGLALLVVLDTLAPAERLAFVLHDMFGVPFDEIAPLVERTPAAARQLASRARRRVRGSDLAPEPDLTRQRTVVDAFLAAARGGEFDALVALLAPDTVLRVDLGATAGVRETHGAAAVAGQALTFSRAAGYAVPVLVNGLAGTVSLVDGVPRSLLSFTVRDGLVRRIDILADPARLQHLDVAALRVDRPEAPEA
- a CDS encoding FBP domain-containing protein, with the translated sequence MLAVGEKEIRASFVNCSKGEASRLNLPRNLAEQPWEDLDFLGWRDPGAPDRSYLVMPYEGRLTGVTLRVPQGPRKSLTKTNLCTLCLTSHPGSGVTLLAARKAGAAGRQGNTVGAYICGDLACSLYVRGKKKLELAQRFEESLTLQEQIDRLVGNTEAFLAQVFS
- a CDS encoding carbohydrate ABC transporter permease — translated: MTSTESVVRAKQSLATRVAARAGGAGMRFFLVVVGLLWLTPTAGLLLSSLRDPAEADLTGWWKVFTDPSQLTLDGYDQLLHNEVVTDSLLTTALITIPATALVVLVGALAGYAFACMDFPGRDWWFLVVVGLLVVPVQVALIPVSKLFGEIGIFQTTTGVVLFHTAFGLPFAVFLLHNFFAEIPRELLEAARLDGAGELRLFFRVVLPLAGPAVASLAIFQFLWVWNDMLVALIFADSGNPPITVALQQQARQFSNNLDVLGPGAFISMVIPLAVFFAFQRQFVSGVMAGAVK
- a CDS encoding sugar ABC transporter permease, which translates into the protein MPTPPAGGAAQPGPRRSSTPKTPAGAAGTTPGAAAPTPDPTTAAPSATRAGGGKPAPRGGVRRSARRGVAGSNPWLAALFLLPALVLLGALVVYPIVYSLRRSFFDAADKDFVGLDNFREMFTDDAIQQAVTNNVIWIVVAPLVATALGLIFAVLTERVRWGTAFKLLVFMPMAISMLAAGIIFRLVYEQDPDRGVANALWVTVHDTFSEPAPFERANPGRQSPLTEASDGTISDPRTLRAGSPVHVPLVGIPRDQVDGAPEAARAERVDGKVTGTVWRDFTRGGKGTANEIDPGEEGLAGIKVQAVKDGSVVATAKTRDDGTFELSAAADGATLRLPGSNFQAPYNGVDWLGPTLVTPAIIGSYVWMWAGFAMVLIAAGLAGLPRELLEAARMDGANEWQVFRRITVPMLAPVLGVVLVTLMINVLKIFDLVYIIAPGASQDEANVLALQLYKSSFGTDVNQGVGSAIAIFLLLLVLPLMYVNVRRIRRERRR